One part of the Solea solea chromosome 1, fSolSol10.1, whole genome shotgun sequence genome encodes these proteins:
- the pcmtd1 gene encoding protein-L-isoaspartate O-methyltransferase domain-containing protein 1: MGGAVSAGEDNDDLIDNLKEAQYIRTEKVEQAFRAIDRGDYYLDGYRDGAYKDLAWKHGNIHLSAPCIYSEVMEALKLQPGLSFLNLGSGTGYLSTMVGLIIGPFGVNHGVELHKDVVEYAREKLDDFIKNSDSFDKFEFCEPVFVVGNCLEIATDSHQYDRIYCGAGVQKDHENYMKVLLKIGGILVMPIEDQLTQITRTGQSTWESKNILAVSFAPLIQQSRADGEKPDTVNLPPVTVRSLQDLARIYIRRTLRNLSSEDGQGKGTVQRVPQKRKRRRCRRRRINTYVFVGNQLIPQMVESEEEEHAEEEHKEVEEEEERDIGDIEILKQVNILRDQIMALPLPESLKAYLLYYREK, encoded by the exons ATGGGGGGAGCCGTGAGCGCCGGGGAGGACAATGACGACCTCATTGATAATCTGAAAGAAGCTCAGTACATTCGCACAGAAAAGGTAGAACAGGCTTTTCGAGCCATAGACCGCGGTGACTACTATCTGGACGGCTACCGGGACGGCGCCTACAAAGACCTGGCATGGAAGCATGGCAACATACATCTATCTGCTCCATGTATATACTCGGAGGTGATGGAGGCCCTCAAGCTGCAGCCGGGACTTTCTTTCCTTAATCTGGGCAGTGGAACTGGCTACCTGAGCACAATGGTTGGCCTTATCATAG ggCCATTTGGTGTGAACCATGGAGTTGAGCTCCATAAGGATGTGGTTGAATATGCCAGAGAGAAACTGGATGATTTCATAAAGAATAGCGACAGCTTTGATAA GTTCGAATTTTGTGAACCGGTCTTTGTGGTCGGAAACTGTCTTGAAATTGCAACAGACAGTCATCAATACGACCGCATTTACTGTGGCGCCGGAGTTCAGAAGGACCATGAAAATTACATGAAAGTGCTGCTCAAAATTGGAGGAATCCTGGTGATGCCTATAGAGGATCAG CTGACCCAGATAACCAGGACTGGTCAGAGCACATGGGAGAGCAAAAACATTTTGGCAGTGTCCTTTGCCCCGTTGATCCAACAGAGCAGAGCGGATGGAGAGAAGCCGGACACTGTTAACCTGC CCCCGGTGACTGTCCGCAGCCTTCAGGACCTTGCTCGGATCTACATACGCCGCACCCTCCGAAACCTCTCCAGCGAGGACGGCCAGGGCAAGGGGACGGTGCAGAGAGTCCCGCAGAAGCGCAAGCGCAGACGCTGCCGGCGGCGTCGCATCAACACCTACGTGTTTGTGGGCAACCAGCTGATCCCCCAAATGGTggagagcgaggaggaggagcacgcCGAGGAGGAGCAcaaggaagtggaggaggaagaggagagagacattGGTGACATTGAAATACTCAAGCAAGTGAACATCTTGAGAGACCAAATAATGGCGTTACCCCTGCCTGAGTCACTGAAAGCATATTTGCTGTATTACAGAGAGAAATGA